In one Plasmodium reichenowi strain SY57 chromosome 7, whole genome shotgun sequence genomic region, the following are encoded:
- a CDS encoding acyl-CoA synthetase has protein sequence LNRYNIINHIYLTSKTWDTNNYLTPTLKVKRFYVFKDYNFFIEEVKKIYKHKLKGVDEVNKNKEKKEEKNNEKNKNQKNEEQNSKDIHTKNAVQQTKLRPTKEKFTEKKEEKEKNTKLRARAKDMTQELESNK, from the coding sequence TTTAaatagatataatataataaatcatatttatttaacaTCTAAAACATGGGATACTAACAATTATCTTACACCCACATTAAAGGTGAAAAGATTCTATGTATTTAAGGATTATAACTTTTTCATTGAAGaagttaaaaaaatatataaacacaAATTAAAAGGAGTTGATGAAGTCAACaaaaataaggaaaaaaaagaagagaagaataatgaaaaaaataaaaaccaaaaaaatgaagagCAAAATTCAAAAGATATACATACCAAAAACGCAGTTCAGCAAACGAAGTTAAGGCCcacaaaagaaaaatttacagaaaagaaagaagaaaaagaaaagaataCAAAATTAAGAGCACGAGCTAAAGATATGACCCAAGAATTAgaatcaaataaataa